The region TGGATCGAGTACCGTGACAACCCCGGTGCTATGCGCCGGGCAAGCAGAAAGCAGGCGCGCCTTCTTTTCCTTCTTCCTTCTTCCTTCTTCCCTCTTCCTTCTGGCTCCTGACTTCTGGCTCCTGACTCCTGGCTCCTGACTTCTGGCTCCTGACTCCTGGCTCCTGGCTCCTGAATTCTTCCTCCCGCCTCCTGTAAACTTCCCCAACCATGAGCCGCATCACCATCCTCATCCTCATTCCCAACGCCGGCGACCGCCTCGTGCGCTGCCTTGAAAGCGTGAAGTGGGCGGACGACATCTTCTGCGTCGTGGACCCAAAGACGACGGACGGCTCCGACTCCGTGGCGCGCCAGTTCTCGAACCACGTCGTCGTGCACGAATACGTAAACAAGGCCGACCAGTGCAACTGGGCCATCCCTCAGATCGAGACCGAATGGACACTCGTCCTCGATGCCGACGAATGGCTCTCGCCCGAACTCACCGCGCGCGTCCAGAAGATCGTCGCCGACCCATCGAGCGCCGACGGCTACAAAATCAAACGCATGTCCTGGTTCTTCGGCAAACTCATCCAACACTGCGGCTGGGACCGCGACTACAACGTCCGCCTGTTCCGCACCAAAAAAGGACGCTACACCGGCCAACGCGTCCACGCCACCATCGACGTCGACGGCGCCATGGGCCGCATCGACGAGGTCATGTACCACGACGACAAACGCAACTTCGACGAATACTTCGCCACCTTCCAACGCTTCACCACCTGGTCCGCCCAAGACCTCTACGACCGCGGCAAACGCGCCACCCTCCTCGACCTCACCTTCCGCCCCGCCGCCCGCTTCTTCAAGATGTACGTCCTCCGCCGCGGCTTCCTCGACGGCTACCACGGCGCCGTCCTCTGCGGCCTCGCCGCCTTCTCCGTCTTCACCAAATACGCGAAACTGTGGAACCTGCAACGCAACGCGGAAGGCGGCGCGGAACGGCCCGCTCCCTAATGGTTAGTGTGGGGCGCTGCTGTTAGGCGGACTGTGAAGCCTACAGTTGTTGGATACCAATAGACAGAAGATACTCGTAAGTCGAGTCGTAATACTGCGGGCGTCTCGTGTGATCGATTTCTGAACCTTCAGGCACGCAGATGACCATGCCTTGGCGGGCGCGAGTTAACAACACCCGATAAGCATTCTTAAGATATTGTCTTCTATCGCGCTTATTGATGCGCTGCCATTTCGAGCCACGGAAAGAGAAGTGCTCCCACTCTCCGTTGCTGAATCGAAAGTCACCATCCCAGGACACGCACGCCCAATCGAGCTCCAATCCCTGAACATGAAACTCCGTGGCCACGTCCTCTAAGAAATAGGAAGAGCGAACATCCTCCTTCCCGTCCAGAAACCACTTGACCGGATCCACGGGAGTGCGGACATCTAACGCCAGTGGCTTCAATCGCTCTGCTTGTGAGGAGACGATGATCCCATATCTTTCACTACCCGCAGCGTGATCCCGCAGCCACTGCTTGGCCGCTGACAAGTCTCGCGTTAACCGAACGGGATACCGAGTATCGAATTCCTTGAGCAGAAGTCTTGCGCTATCTGAATCACAATCGAGTAAGTGCTTTATGAATGTAGATACGTTTTCAGCTCGAAAAGACCTCATGGATGTATTCAAATGCAGTTCACGGCAATACGTCACGTTCGGCCGTTGCGCCAACTTTGCCAATGTGGCTCCTGCCCCATATTCACTGTCTGTAAGTGCGGGAGAAATGTACACCCGCCAATCATGAAACTTAGTACGCAACACATCGATCCATTCCGCAATTCCGGCTTCACCAGTATTTATTTCCTGTCCACCGCCCACAAGGC is a window of Candidatus Hydrogenedentota bacterium DNA encoding:
- a CDS encoding glycosyltransferase family 2 protein, with the protein product MSRITILILIPNAGDRLVRCLESVKWADDIFCVVDPKTTDGSDSVARQFSNHVVVHEYVNKADQCNWAIPQIETEWTLVLDADEWLSPELTARVQKIVADPSSADGYKIKRMSWFFGKLIQHCGWDRDYNVRLFRTKKGRYTGQRVHATIDVDGAMGRIDEVMYHDDKRNFDEYFATFQRFTTWSAQDLYDRGKRATLLDLTFRPAARFFKMYVLRRGFLDGYHGAVLCGLAAFSVFTKYAKLWNLQRNAEGGAERPAP